One part of the Phoenix dactylifera cultivar Barhee BC4 chromosome 4, palm_55x_up_171113_PBpolish2nd_filt_p, whole genome shotgun sequence genome encodes these proteins:
- the LOC103714213 gene encoding protein ELC-like, producing MAPPPPPVPAAPGAQYAQQFLSTALSQRGPAALPYAEDVKWLIRQHLVALAESFPSVHPKASAFTHNDGRTVNLLQADGTIPIVYQGAVYNIPAVIWLLESYPRSPPAVFLSPTRDMVVKPGHPHVDRSGSVLVPYLRSWVFPSSNLVDLVRSLAHIFGLDPPLYTRQNPNNNPTNPNPNPAPSPSPSPAPSPSSSSLSSRIYSSLSPYGGRFPPSPQAAASRPTEDAAEVYRRNATSKIIDVVHGDMAGLRRSREAEIEGLFSTQAELRRREEELSKGLKEMLEEKEGLEQQLQLILMNTDVLEGWLRENEGRRRKAGDVDVDDAFEPADVLSRQMLECTAADLAVEDIIYSLDKAVQEGSIPFDMYLKSVRALSRDQYFHRAMSTKVRAAQVQAQVSSMAARVPHHAS from the coding sequence ATggcccctccgccgccgccggtcCCGGCCGCGCCGGGCGCCCAGTACGCCCAGCAGTTCCTCAGCACCGCCCTCTCCCAGCGCGGCCCAGCGGCGCTGCCGTACGCGGAGGACGTGAAGTGGCTGATCAGGCAGCACCTGGTGGCGCTGGCCGAGTCGTTCCCCTCCGTCCACCCCAAGGCCTCCGCCTTCACCCACAACGACGGCCGCACCGTGAACCTCCTCCAGGCCGACGGCACCATCCCCATCGTTTACCAGGGCGCCGTCTACAACATCCCCGCCGTGATCTGGCTCCTCGAGTCCTACCCTCGCTCCCCTCCCGCCGTCTTCCTCTCCCCCACCCGGGACATGGTCGTCAAGCCCGGCCACCCCCACGTCGACCGCTCCGGCTCCGTCCTTGTCCCCTACCTCCGCTCCTGGGTCTTCCCCTCCTCCAACCTCGTCGACCTCGTTCGTTCCCTCGCCCACATCTTCGGCCTCGATCCCCCCCTCTACACCCGCCAGAACCCCAATAACAATCCCACCAACCCTAACCCCAATCCCGCCCCTTCCCCATCCCCGTCCCCCGCTCCGTCCCCGTCGTCTTCATCCTTGTCGTCTCGGATCTACTCTTCTTTGTCGCCCTACGGTGGGCGATTCCCGCCCTCGCCGCAGGCGGCGGCCTCAAGGCCGACCGAGGACGCGGCCGAGGTCTACCGCCGCAATGCAACCAGCAAGATCATCGATGTGGTGCACGGCGATATGGCAGGTCTACGGAGATCGCGGGAGGCTGAGATAGAGGGGCTGTTCAGCACCCAGGCGGAGTTGAGGCGGAGGGAGGAGGAGCTTTCGAAGGGTCTGAAGGAGatgttggaggagaaggagggatTGGAGCAGCAGTTgcagttgattttgatgaatacggATGTGCTGGAGGGGTGGCTGAGGGAGAatgaggggaggaggaggaaggctgGGGATGTGGATGTGGATGATGCTTTTGAGCCAGCGGATGTGCTGTCGCGGCAGATGCTGGAGTGCACGGCGGCGGACTTAGCGGTGGAGGATATAATTTACTCGCTGGACAAGGCGGTGCAGGAGGGGTCCATCCCGTTCGATATGTATCTGAAGAGCGTGAGGGCATTGTCGAGGGACCAGTACTTCCATCGGGCGATGTCAACCAAGGTGCGGGCAGCTCAGGTGCAGGCACAGGTATCAAGCATGGCGGCAAGGGTGCCTCACCATGCTTCATAG
- the LOC103714211 gene encoding aspartyl protease family protein 2-like: MAMAVTRPHLVLFSLLLLLLVADGAAKPIEYQTLVVTPLRSPPALLPDDDLLTWTTDTQTLADETGISAGAAAASSSLRVRIAHRDSLFAANSTPEHLLGLRLGRDATRVSHLHEILGAEGNATHAVRAGRRGFSSSVVSGLAQGSGEYFTRIGIGTPARYAYMVLDTGSDVVWLQCAPCRRCYSQTDPIFDPRRSRSYATIPCDAPLCSRLDVAGCNTRRRSCLYQVSYGDGSITTGEFSTETLTFRRGARVGRIALGCGHDNEGLFVAASGLLGLGRGRLSFPSQAGRRFGRRFSYCLVDRTSSGSGASPAKSSSVVFGGSAVPRPGAAVAYTPMLRNPRMDTFYYVELMGISVGGSRVAGVSAAVLRLDPATGKGGVIVDSGTSVTRLARQAYAAMRDAFKAAAAELREAPGGFSLFDTCYNLAGRTQVKVPTVVMHLGGGAAVSLPAENYLIPVDTKGTFCFAFAGTDSGVSIIGNIQQQGFRVVFDGAQSRVGFMPRGC, from the coding sequence ATGGCGATGGCGGTGACCAGACCCCACCTCgtcctcttctctcttctccttctcctcctcgtcgCCGATGGCGCGGCGAAGCCCATCGAGTACCAAACCCTAGTCGTCACCCCTCTCCGGAGTCCCCCAGCTCTCCTCCCCGACGACGACCTCCTCACCTGGACCACTGACACCCAAACCCTCGCCGACGAGACGGGCATCTCCGCTGGTGCCGCAGCCGCTTCCTCGTCTCTCCGCGTCCGCATCGCCCACCGGGACTCCCTCTTCGCCGCCAACTCCACCCCGGAGCACCTCCTCGGCCTCCGCCTCGGCCGCGACGCCACCCGAGTGTCCCACCTCCACGAGATCCTTGGGGCGGAGGGAAACGCCACCCACGCCGTCAGGGCTGGGCGGAGGGGGTTCAGCTCCTCGGTGGTGTCGGGGCTCGCTCAGGGCAGCGGGGAGTACTTTACCCGGATCGGAATCGGCACGCCGGCGAGGTACGCGTACATGGTGCTCGATACCGGCAGCGACGTGGTGTGGCTCCAGTGCGCTCCGTGCCGGCGGTGCTACTCCCAGACAGACCCCATCTTTGATCCTCGCCGCTCCCGCTCCTACGCTACCATCCCCTGCGACGCGCCGCTCTGCAGCCGGCTCGACGTCGCCGGATGCAACACCCGCCGCCGGTCGTGCCTCTACCAGGTCTCGTACGGCGACGGGTCGATTACCACCGGCGAGTTCTCGACGGAGACCCTCACCTTCCGCCGCGGCGCCCGGGTGGGGCGGATCGCGCTAGGGTGCGGCCACGACAACGAGGGGCTGTTCGTGGCGGCCTCGGGGCTGCTGGGGCTAGGCCGAGGGAGACTCTCCTTCCCTTCCCAGGCAGGCCGGCGCTTCGGCCGCCGGTTCTCCTACTGTCTGGTAGACCGGACGTCCTCCGGCTCCGGCGCCTCGCCCGCGAAGTCGTCGTCGGTGGTGTTCGGCGGCTCGGCGGTGCCCCGACCTGGGGCGGCGGTAGCGTACACGCCGATGCTGCGGAACCCGAGAATGGACACGTTCTACTACGTGGAACTGATGGGGATCAGCGTGGGGGGGTCCCGGGTGGCCGGCGTCTCGGCGGCGGTCCTCCGGCTGGACCCGGCGACGGGGAAGGGAGGGGTGATCGTGGACTCGGGGACGTCGGTGACGCGTCTGGCGCGGCAAGCGTACGCGGCGATGCGGGACGCTTTCAAGGCGGCGGCAGCGGAGCTGAGGGAAGCGCCAGGCGGATTCTCGCTGTTCGACACGTGCTACAACCTCGCCGGAAGGACGCAAGTGAAGGTGCCGACGGTGGTGATGCATCTcggcggcggggcggcggtGTCGCTGCCGGCGGAGAACTACCTGATCCCGGTGGACACCAAGGGGACGTTCTGCTTTGCCTTCGCCGGGACCGACAGTGGGGTCTCCATCATCGGGAACATCCAGCAGCAGGGGTTCCGGGTGGTCTTCGACGGCGCCCAGTCCAGGGTGGGGTTCATGCCTCGCGGGTGCTAG